One window of the Emcibacter sp. genome contains the following:
- a CDS encoding tetratricopeptide repeat protein: MNKLYRYFQMGCMLLMFTTTVAANGQDNPGTATLDGDKNIDNSSASIESLILRSDNGDVAAQLELAKLYGHGKRGLQKDLAKAAELYGKASEQGNLEARFTLGMIYVTGSGVERDLEKGLLLSNQVAEQDVKYRIALGKIYLKGNFVQQDYEKARYWFEKAAKDGSPEGMAQLGGLYETGRGVEQDDTKAFKWLLKSAEQGYPPGEFVVARFYQLGQLVPQNLGLAVEWYRKAADQGLPTAQNMLGMMYLAGQGVGVDYKQAEGWFLKADTEDFANAQYNLGVLYSREGTGIQDLEKSVEWLTKAAKNKHYMAQYRLGLAFEKGSGVEQDLVMAYYWISVARFSGYSSLWETADKLAKKMKPHNYERAERMVEEWKRINKVK; this comes from the coding sequence TTGAATAAATTATATCGCTATTTCCAGATGGGCTGCATGCTGCTGATGTTCACTACTACTGTTGCGGCTAATGGTCAGGACAACCCGGGGACCGCCACGCTAGACGGTGATAAGAATATAGACAACAGTAGCGCGTCGATAGAGAGCTTGATACTACGCTCGGACAACGGGGATGTAGCGGCCCAGTTAGAACTGGCAAAGCTATATGGACATGGGAAAAGGGGGCTGCAAAAGGATCTCGCTAAGGCTGCAGAACTTTATGGAAAGGCCTCTGAGCAGGGCAATCTGGAGGCCCGATTTACGCTTGGCATGATATATGTGACTGGTTCGGGTGTAGAACGTGATCTCGAAAAGGGATTATTACTCAGCAATCAGGTCGCGGAACAGGATGTTAAGTACCGCATAGCGCTTGGAAAAATCTATCTTAAGGGCAATTTTGTACAACAGGATTACGAAAAGGCCCGATACTGGTTCGAAAAAGCTGCCAAAGACGGTTCGCCGGAAGGAATGGCACAACTTGGCGGACTTTACGAAACTGGCCGTGGCGTAGAACAGGACGATACGAAAGCATTTAAATGGTTGCTGAAATCTGCAGAACAGGGGTATCCGCCCGGTGAGTTTGTGGTTGCTCGCTTTTACCAACTTGGACAGCTTGTTCCCCAGAACCTCGGTCTTGCAGTCGAATGGTACAGGAAGGCAGCGGATCAGGGCCTCCCCACTGCCCAGAACATGCTCGGGATGATGTATTTGGCCGGGCAGGGTGTAGGTGTTGATTACAAACAGGCTGAAGGCTGGTTTCTTAAAGCCGATACAGAAGACTTCGCTAATGCCCAGTATAACCTCGGGGTATTGTATAGCCGGGAGGGGACCGGGATACAGGACCTGGAGAAGTCTGTGGAATGGTTAACCAAGGCGGCAAAAAACAAGCACTACATGGCGCAATACAGGCTTGGCCTTGCCTTTGAAAAGGGGAGTGGTGTCGAGCAAGATTTGGTGATGGCCTATTACTGGATTAGTGTGGCGAGGTTTAGTGGCTATAGCAGTTTGTGGGAAACCGCTGACAAACTGGCCAAGAAGATGAAGCCGCACAATTACGAGCGCGCCGAACGAATGGTGGAAGAATGGAAGAGGATCAACAAGGTCAAGTGA
- a CDS encoding indolepyruvate ferredoxin oxidoreductase family protein has product MKKDLISLDDKYMLEEGSAFMSGTQALVRIPIVQHWRDQAAGLNTAGFISGYRGSPLGGYDQAVMKAKKILDSSDIHFQPGLNEELAATAVWGTQQVNMFKGANYDGVFGIWYGKGPGVDRTGDTFRHANAAGTSRYGGVLAIAGDDHSAKSSTLPHQSDHSFYATMLPMLYPADIQEFVEYGLLGIAMSRYSGCWTAFKVTSETAETTATVDLSRENREILFPDETEFEMPPGGVHIRPNDNWKEQDYRLQRYKLFAALAFVKKNKVDQIVMDSTKPRFGIITSGKSYGDVRQALFELGIDQDVAEQIGLRVYKVGMPWPLEPEGVRAFCTGLDEILIVEEKRELIENQLKQQLFNMPADIRPRVVGKYDEKGKWLLPPDNGLSVGLITHVIADRISRFYHSERIDERLDFFNCREEMQKNYATPLARTPYFCSGCPHNTSTKVPEGSRAAAGIGCHIMALWMDRNTSTFTQMGGEGVPWVGQSPFTDEKHIFANLGDGTYFHSGLLAVRQSIAAGVNITYKILYNDAVAMTGGQPHDGQLTVPGIAAQMAGEGAKKIWILTEDLSRYENRSGIPSHVPVLHRDELPAIQEEARNTEGCTVIIYDQTCAAEKRRRRKRGLFPDPDKRIFINDAVCEGCGDCSVQSNCVSVEPLETEYGRKRTINQSSCNKDYSCVKGFCPSFVSVLGGKLRKTKATGFEELLEHIPEPSVPELDHAYNILVSGVGGTGVLTIGALLGMAAHVEGKASSILDMAGLAQKGGAVLSHVRLGPDMNELRTPHILTGGSHLLLACDLVVAASPQAVEAIQKNRTRAVINSHRIPVSSFVEHNNIDFQEEALKKSITEHTRDDGRYFIEATEIATHLLGDSIATNIFMLGYAWQQGLVPLSFASLKKAIELNGVAVQQNLKTFACGRLAAHAPEKVEEIVRPLLDPSSHEHIADTPEEIVEKREKYLTGYQNAAYARKYMKLVRHVEDRETELFGTTGELSEAVARYYFKLMAYKDEYEVARLYSNGAFLKKLEVQFEGDYKLRFHLAPPILEKKDKVTGLPKKREFGPWMLKSFGILAKGKFLRGTTLDIFGYTEERRQERQLVRDYEEVIEKILAKLSEDNYRLCVKIASFPDAIRGYGHVKERNLKEQREKLTAMLGDMESGVASADDAGKAEEKNPA; this is encoded by the coding sequence TTGAAAAAAGACCTTATTTCCCTCGATGATAAATATATGCTTGAAGAAGGCAGTGCCTTCATGTCCGGTACACAAGCATTGGTGCGTATTCCGATTGTTCAGCACTGGCGCGATCAGGCAGCCGGGCTGAACACGGCCGGTTTTATTTCCGGCTACCGGGGATCTCCGCTTGGCGGGTACGATCAGGCGGTTATGAAAGCCAAAAAAATACTCGACAGCAGTGATATTCACTTTCAGCCGGGCCTGAACGAGGAATTGGCAGCAACGGCGGTCTGGGGCACCCAGCAGGTTAATATGTTCAAGGGCGCCAATTATGATGGTGTGTTCGGTATCTGGTACGGCAAGGGCCCGGGCGTTGACCGGACCGGCGATACCTTCCGCCATGCCAATGCTGCCGGCACAAGCCGTTACGGCGGGGTTCTGGCCATTGCCGGGGATGATCATTCGGCCAAATCCTCCACATTGCCGCATCAGTCCGATCACAGTTTCTATGCCACCATGCTGCCGATGCTTTATCCGGCCGATATCCAGGAATTCGTGGAGTACGGCCTGCTGGGTATCGCCATGTCCCGTTATTCCGGCTGCTGGACGGCCTTCAAGGTGACCAGTGAAACCGCGGAAACCACCGCGACCGTGGACTTAAGCCGGGAAAACCGCGAAATCCTGTTCCCGGATGAAACGGAATTTGAAATGCCGCCGGGCGGGGTTCATATCCGCCCCAACGACAACTGGAAAGAACAGGACTATCGCCTGCAGCGCTACAAACTGTTTGCCGCGCTGGCCTTTGTAAAGAAAAACAAGGTCGACCAGATTGTCATGGACAGTACCAAGCCGCGTTTCGGTATTATCACCAGCGGCAAAAGCTATGGCGATGTGCGTCAGGCCCTGTTTGAACTGGGGATCGATCAAGACGTCGCCGAGCAGATCGGTCTGCGTGTTTATAAGGTCGGTATGCCCTGGCCGCTGGAGCCGGAAGGAGTGCGCGCCTTTTGTACCGGACTCGATGAAATCCTCATTGTTGAGGAAAAACGCGAGTTGATTGAAAACCAGCTCAAGCAGCAGCTGTTCAACATGCCTGCGGATATTCGTCCCCGGGTGGTGGGTAAATATGATGAAAAGGGCAAATGGCTGTTGCCGCCTGATAACGGTCTCAGTGTCGGCCTTATTACTCATGTGATTGCCGACCGTATTTCCCGCTTCTATCACAGTGAACGCATTGACGAACGGCTGGATTTTTTCAATTGTCGGGAAGAAATGCAGAAAAACTATGCCACGCCGCTGGCGCGAACGCCCTATTTCTGTTCAGGCTGTCCCCACAATACCTCCACCAAAGTTCCGGAAGGCAGTCGTGCCGCAGCCGGTATCGGCTGTCATATCATGGCCCTGTGGATGGACCGTAACACCTCCACCTTTACCCAGATGGGCGGCGAGGGTGTGCCGTGGGTCGGCCAATCACCTTTCACAGATGAAAAACATATTTTTGCCAACCTGGGGGACGGGACCTATTTTCATTCCGGCCTGCTGGCGGTTCGCCAGTCGATCGCTGCCGGGGTGAATATTACCTATAAAATTCTCTATAATGATGCCGTCGCCATGACCGGCGGCCAGCCCCATGACGGACAACTGACCGTACCGGGTATCGCCGCCCAGATGGCGGGCGAGGGGGCAAAGAAAATCTGGATCCTGACCGAGGATCTGTCCCGTTACGAAAATCGCAGCGGTATTCCGTCCCACGTTCCTGTTCTGCACCGGGATGAATTGCCGGCCATCCAGGAAGAGGCCCGCAACACCGAAGGCTGCACGGTTATCATCTATGATCAGACCTGTGCGGCGGAAAAACGCCGTCGCCGCAAGCGTGGTCTTTTTCCGGACCCGGATAAACGCATCTTCATCAATGATGCGGTCTGTGAAGGCTGTGGTGACTGTTCCGTTCAGTCAAACTGTGTGTCCGTTGAACCGCTGGAAACCGAATATGGCCGTAAACGGACCATCAACCAGTCCAGCTGTAACAAGGATTACAGCTGTGTGAAGGGCTTCTGTCCGTCTTTCGTCAGTGTTCTTGGCGGCAAGCTGCGCAAAACAAAAGCGACCGGATTCGAGGAACTTCTTGAACATATTCCTGAACCGTCAGTACCGGAGCTGGATCATGCCTATAATATCCTGGTGTCCGGTGTCGGCGGCACAGGTGTACTGACCATTGGCGCCCTGCTTGGCATGGCGGCCCATGTAGAGGGCAAGGCAAGTTCCATCCTGGATATGGCCGGTCTGGCCCAGAAAGGTGGTGCGGTATTGTCTCATGTGCGGCTTGGTCCGGACATGAATGAATTACGGACACCGCATATTCTGACCGGCGGCTCCCATCTGCTGCTCGCTTGTGATCTGGTGGTGGCGGCAAGTCCGCAGGCCGTTGAGGCGATCCAGAAAAACAGAACCCGTGCGGTGATCAATTCACACCGGATCCCGGTGTCTTCCTTTGTGGAGCATAACAACATAGATTTCCAGGAAGAGGCGCTGAAAAAATCCATTACCGAGCATACCCGGGATGACGGCCGTTATTTCATCGAGGCGACGGAAATTGCCACGCACCTGCTCGGTGATTCCATTGCCACCAACATTTTTATGCTGGGGTATGCCTGGCAACAGGGGCTGGTGCCGCTGTCTTTTGCCTCCCTGAAAAAAGCCATCGAGCTCAATGGCGTGGCTGTGCAACAGAACCTGAAGACCTTTGCCTGCGGACGTCTTGCCGCCCATGCACCGGAAAAGGTGGAAGAAATCGTCCGGCCGTTGCTTGATCCGTCAAGTCACGAGCATATTGCTGACACGCCTGAGGAGATTGTTGAAAAACGCGAGAAATATCTCACCGGCTATCAGAATGCGGCCTACGCCCGTAAATATATGAAACTGGTAAGGCATGTTGAGGACCGGGAAACCGAACTGTTCGGAACAACCGGCGAACTGAGTGAAGCGGTTGCCCGCTATTATTTCAAGCTGATGGCTTACAAAGACGAATATGAGGTGGCCCGGCTCTACAGCAATGGTGCTTTTCTCAAAAAACTGGAGGTCCAGTTTGAAGGCGATTACAAGTTGCGCTTCCATCTGGCGCCGCCGATCCTTGAGAAAAAGGACAAAGTCACGGGCCTGCCCAAAAAGCGGGAATTCGGCCCCTGGATGCTAAAGTCTTTCGGCATTCTGGCAAAAGGAAAGTTTTTGCGGGGTACTACGCTAGACATTTTCGGGTATACAGAAGAGCGTCGTCAGGAGCGTCAGCTTGTCCGCGACTATGAGGAAGTGATTGAGAAAATACTGGCAAAGCTGTCTGAAGACAATTACCGGCTTTGTGTAAAAATTGCTTCTTTCCCGGACGCTATACGCGGATACGGCCATGTGAAGGAACGTAACCTGAAAGAGCAGCGGGAAAAACTGACGGCTATGCTCGGAGATATGGAGTCAGGAGTTGCCTCCGCCGACGATGCCGGAAAAGCTGAAGAAAAAAATCCGGCCTGA
- a CDS encoding Glu/Leu/Phe/Val dehydrogenase dimerization domain-containing protein produces MIEANQFRGHEQLVYLHDKETGMKAIIAIHDTTLGPAGGGCRMWPYDNEMDAIADALRLSRGMSYKNAVAGLKLGGGKSVIIGNPHGDKSEEMFLAFGRMVESLGGKYIAAEDVGISVEDMEIVARETRHVIGLNEGEHASGDPSPFTADGVFEGIRAAVKYKLGTEDLNGLTIAVQGVGHVGYYLCRHLHNAGAKLVVSDIHQPSLDRTVAEFGATVVSPAEILTVECDVLCPCALGAVLNDETIPALKTTIVAGAANNQLARDEHGQMLKDRGILYAPDYVINAGGIINVSAEARGEYDVDWVRQKVANVYNTLLTIYRRSDEENRPTNVIADELAEEIIAAGRARTKKGKAA; encoded by the coding sequence ATGATCGAAGCAAACCAGTTTAGGGGTCACGAGCAACTTGTCTATCTGCATGACAAGGAAACCGGCATGAAGGCAATTATCGCCATCCATGACACGACATTGGGTCCGGCAGGCGGCGGGTGCCGCATGTGGCCCTATGACAATGAAATGGATGCCATTGCGGATGCCCTGCGTCTGTCTCGCGGCATGAGCTACAAGAATGCGGTTGCCGGTCTCAAACTTGGCGGCGGCAAGTCGGTCATTATCGGCAACCCGCATGGCGACAAGAGCGAGGAAATGTTCCTGGCATTCGGTCGTATGGTGGAAAGTCTGGGCGGTAAATATATCGCTGCCGAGGATGTGGGGATTTCCGTGGAGGACATGGAAATTGTCGCCCGGGAAACCAGACATGTTATCGGCCTGAATGAAGGCGAACACGCCAGCGGCGATCCGTCGCCCTTTACCGCCGATGGTGTTTTCGAGGGAATTCGCGCGGCAGTAAAATACAAGCTGGGAACAGAAGACCTGAACGGACTGACAATTGCCGTGCAGGGTGTTGGTCATGTTGGCTATTACCTCTGTCGTCACCTGCATAATGCGGGTGCGAAACTGGTTGTTTCCGACATTCACCAGCCGTCCCTTGACCGGACTGTTGCCGAATTCGGCGCCACTGTGGTTTCTCCGGCTGAAATTTTGACCGTGGAATGCGACGTGTTGTGCCCCTGTGCGCTGGGCGCGGTCCTTAATGACGAAACAATCCCCGCCCTGAAAACAACCATTGTCGCCGGTGCTGCCAATAATCAGTTGGCCCGGGACGAACATGGCCAGATGCTGAAGGATCGCGGTATCCTTTATGCGCCGGACTATGTGATCAATGCAGGCGGCATCATCAATGTTTCCGCCGAAGCCCGCGGTGAATATGACGTGGATTGGGTGCGGCAGAAAGTAGCCAATGTCTATAATACGCTATTGACCATTTACCGCCGGTCTGACGAGGAGAACCGCCCGACCAATGTCATTGCGGACGAACTGGCTGAGGAAATTATTGCTGCCGGTCGCGCCCGGACCAAAAAGGGAAAAGCAGCCTGA
- a CDS encoding acetyl-CoA C-acyltransferase, with the protein MRDAVVVSTARTPIGRAFKGAFNNTKSPTMGGHVVREAVRRSGLEGAEIEDVIMGSALPCGTTGWNIGRVSAITAGLPVTVAGMTIDRQCSSGLMSIATAAKQVMYDGMNAIVAGGLDNISLVQNQAFKWMMETADPNVLKANEHAYMPMLQTAEVVARKYKVSRDAQDEYALLSQQRTAIAQHEGKFDDEIVPLPSVMMVKDRETGEVSEVPVTLEKDEGNRPSTSLESLQSLNPVIEGGTVTAGNASQLSDGASACVVMEGKLAEQKGLTPLGIYRGMTVAGCPPEEMGIGPIYAIPKLLSQAGLSINDIGLWELNEAFAVQALYCRDHLGIDPEIFNVNGGAISIGHPYGMSGSRMVGHALIEGKRRGVKYVVVTMCVGGGMGAAGLFEVV; encoded by the coding sequence ATGAGAGACGCTGTCGTTGTATCCACAGCCCGCACACCTATCGGGCGCGCCTTCAAGGGCGCTTTCAACAATACCAAATCCCCCACCATGGGCGGACATGTGGTCCGTGAAGCGGTCAGACGTTCCGGCCTCGAGGGGGCGGAAATTGAAGACGTCATCATGGGCTCGGCCCTGCCCTGCGGCACCACCGGCTGGAATATCGGCCGGGTCAGTGCGATTACCGCGGGCCTTCCGGTCACCGTAGCCGGCATGACCATCGACCGGCAGTGTTCGTCCGGCCTGATGTCAATCGCCACGGCGGCCAAACAGGTGATGTATGACGGCATGAATGCAATTGTTGCCGGTGGTCTTGATAACATCTCCCTGGTTCAGAACCAGGCTTTTAAATGGATGATGGAAACTGCCGATCCGAATGTGCTGAAGGCCAATGAACATGCCTATATGCCTATGCTGCAGACAGCAGAGGTTGTCGCCAGAAAATACAAGGTAAGCCGTGACGCCCAGGATGAATATGCGCTTCTCAGCCAGCAGCGCACCGCCATCGCCCAGCACGAGGGCAAATTCGATGACGAAATTGTTCCCCTGCCCAGCGTCATGATGGTCAAGGACAGGGAAACCGGCGAAGTCTCGGAAGTTCCTGTAACCCTCGAAAAAGATGAAGGCAACCGTCCCTCCACCTCGCTGGAAAGCCTGCAGAGCCTGAACCCGGTCATTGAGGGTGGCACAGTGACGGCCGGCAATGCCAGCCAGTTGTCCGACGGCGCATCCGCCTGCGTGGTGATGGAAGGCAAGCTGGCCGAACAGAAAGGCCTCACTCCTCTCGGCATTTACCGGGGCATGACCGTGGCCGGTTGTCCACCTGAAGAAATGGGCATCGGCCCGATCTATGCCATTCCCAAGCTGCTGAGCCAGGCAGGCCTTTCCATCAATGACATCGGCCTGTGGGAACTCAATGAAGCCTTTGCCGTGCAGGCGCTTTACTGCCGCGACCATCTGGGCATCGATCCGGAAATCTTCAACGTCAACGGCGGCGCCATCTCCATCGGCCATCCTTATGGCATGAGCGGATCGCGTATGGTTGGTCACGCCCTGATTGAAGGCAAGCGTCGCGGCGTCAAATATGTGGTCGTGACCATGTGCGTCGGCGGCGGCATGGGCGCAGCCGGCCTGTTCGAGGTAGTCTGA
- a CDS encoding FMN-binding glutamate synthase family protein, with protein MGSFSALSINFIEILAYLFLFVVGTLIIWVAILYVVDKTQTESTLRRNFPVIARFRYFFEHLGEFFRQYFFAMDREEMPFNRAERSWCYRAAKDVDSTIAFGSSRDLRPVGTVYFVNTAFPHLDEEIQEPGPVTIGPHCRRPYETDSLLNVSGMSYGALSVPAIRALSLGAKKAGVWMNTGEGGLSPYHLEGGCDIVFQIGTAKFGVRKPGGGFDEEKLKAVAAHEQVKMFEIKLSQGAKPGKGGILPGVKVTPEIAEIRGIEVGKDAISPNRHPEIKSVSDLLDMVHYVREVTGKPVGFKSVMGHEGFYRDLCEEIAMRGEESAPDFITVDSADGGTGAAPMSLIDNMGVPIRESLPLLVDILKATGLRQRIRVCASGKLITPSEVAWAYCAGADFVNSARGYMFALGCIQSLQCNKNTCPTGITTHDKKLQYGLNPADKAVRVYHYAKNMEKEVKIIAHSCGVDSPRQLTRDHARLRMDNGKSVLMSELYPELGMDIE; from the coding sequence ATGGGAAGTTTCTCCGCGCTGTCGATAAATTTTATCGAAATACTGGCTTATCTGTTCCTGTTTGTGGTCGGCACGCTAATCATCTGGGTCGCCATCCTCTATGTGGTCGACAAGACCCAGACCGAAAGTACGCTCAGGCGCAACTTTCCGGTCATCGCCCGCTTTCGTTATTTCTTTGAACATCTGGGGGAGTTTTTCCGCCAGTATTTCTTTGCCATGGATCGGGAGGAAATGCCCTTCAACCGGGCCGAACGTTCCTGGTGTTACCGGGCGGCCAAGGATGTGGACTCAACCATTGCCTTCGGATCATCCCGGGATCTGCGCCCCGTCGGTACGGTCTATTTTGTCAATACCGCCTTTCCCCATCTGGACGAGGAAATCCAGGAGCCGGGCCCGGTCACCATCGGCCCCCATTGTCGCCGTCCCTATGAGACCGACAGCCTGCTGAATGTGTCGGGCATGAGTTATGGCGCCCTGTCGGTGCCGGCGATCCGCGCCCTGTCCCTCGGAGCAAAAAAGGCAGGCGTCTGGATGAACACCGGGGAAGGGGGACTGTCGCCCTATCATCTGGAAGGCGGCTGTGACATTGTTTTCCAGATCGGCACCGCCAAATTCGGCGTACGCAAGCCCGGAGGGGGATTTGACGAGGAAAAACTGAAGGCCGTTGCCGCACATGAGCAGGTCAAGATGTTTGAAATCAAGCTGAGCCAGGGCGCCAAGCCCGGCAAGGGCGGTATCCTGCCGGGTGTCAAGGTCACCCCGGAAATTGCCGAAATCCGGGGTATCGAGGTGGGCAAGGACGCCATCAGCCCGAACCGTCATCCGGAAATCAAAAGTGTCAGTGATCTTCTGGATATGGTTCATTACGTCCGGGAAGTGACCGGAAAGCCTGTGGGATTCAAAAGTGTTATGGGCCACGAGGGTTTTTACCGGGACCTGTGTGAAGAAATTGCCATGCGCGGCGAAGAAAGCGCACCGGACTTTATCACCGTCGACAGCGCCGATGGCGGTACCGGGGCGGCGCCTATGAGCCTGATTGACAATATGGGTGTGCCGATCCGCGAAAGCCTGCCCCTTCTGGTCGATATCCTCAAGGCCACAGGCCTGCGTCAGAGGATCAGGGTCTGCGCCAGCGGCAAGCTGATCACCCCGTCGGAAGTGGCCTGGGCCTATTGTGCCGGCGCGGACTTTGTCAATTCAGCCCGGGGATATATGTTTGCACTCGGCTGCATCCAGTCTCTCCAGTGCAACAAGAATACCTGTCCCACCGGCATCACCACCCATGACAAGAAACTGCAGTACGGCCTCAACCCGGCAGACAAGGCGGTCCGGGTCTATCATTATGCCAAAAACATGGAAAAGGAAGTGAAGATCATCGCCCACAGTTGCGGTGTCGACAGTCCGCGGCAATTGACCCGGGATCATGCCCGGCTGCGTATGGATAACGGCAAGTCAGTGCTGATGTCGGAACTTTACCCGGAACTGGGCATGGATATTGAATAA
- a CDS encoding queuosine precursor transporter produces the protein MGLHRFKYYDLVMAAFVTVLVCSNLIGPAKVASLEVFGAPFVFGAGVLFFPLSYVFGDILTEVYGYARARKVIWAGFAGLAFASFMSFVVVELPPAEGWGQQEIYASVFGQVPRIVFASLSAFFVGEIVNAYVMAKMKVWTEGRHLWTRTIGSTIVGQAADSLIFYPVAFLGIWSTDLVIQVMISNFLLKVGWEAVLTPVTYRIVAALKKAEGVDVYDTETNFTPFSLETTDDDPEEEAEKA, from the coding sequence ATGGGGCTTCACAGATTTAAATATTACGACCTGGTGATGGCGGCGTTTGTCACCGTGCTGGTCTGTTCCAACCTGATCGGTCCGGCCAAGGTGGCGTCGCTGGAAGTCTTCGGCGCACCCTTCGTTTTCGGCGCCGGCGTGTTGTTCTTTCCCCTGTCCTATGTGTTCGGTGATATCCTGACGGAAGTTTACGGTTACGCCCGGGCCCGCAAGGTGATCTGGGCGGGCTTTGCCGGTCTGGCGTTCGCCTCTTTCATGAGCTTTGTCGTGGTTGAACTGCCGCCGGCCGAGGGCTGGGGACAGCAGGAAATTTATGCGTCCGTGTTCGGCCAGGTGCCGCGGATTGTTTTTGCCTCGCTCAGCGCCTTTTTCGTCGGTGAAATCGTCAATGCCTATGTGATGGCGAAAATGAAGGTCTGGACCGAAGGGCGGCATCTCTGGACCCGGACTATCGGTTCAACCATTGTCGGGCAGGCGGCGGACAGCCTGATTTTCTATCCGGTGGCTTTCCTGGGGATCTGGAGCACCGATCTTGTGATCCAGGTGATGATCAGCAATTTCCTCCTCAAGGTCGGTTGGGAAGCCGTGTTGACGCCAGTCACCTACCGCATTGTTGCGGCCCTTAAAAAAGCCGAGGGCGTCGATGTCTATGATACGGAAACAAACTTCACCCCCTTCAGCCTGGAGACCACAGACGATGATCCGGAAGAGGAGGCGGAAAAGGCATGA
- the kynU gene encoding kynureninase translates to MLTREQCEDLDRSDPLASFRNEFELPDDVIYLDGNSLGPLPKKAKERAREVVEQEWGQDLIKSWNKAGWFELCERLGNKIAGLVGAGPGEVIVCDNTSINLFKVLSLALDMKADRRKILMEGSNFPTDVYVAQGLAKHLGYGHEVIFAEREQLLDAITEDVAVVSLVHVHYKTGRIQDVKAIAEKARSVGALVVWDLCHSTGAVPVDLEDWKADFAVGCGYKYLNGGPGAPAFIYVAKRHQGRFRQPLDGWWSHKAPFEFARDYEPAEDIWQMMTGTQPILSMALLEVGVDMMARADMGLMREKSKRLGDLFIQLIDEKLDGYGFEIVSPREADERGSQVSLTHDCGFAIIQALIEKNIIGDFRAPDILRFGFAPLYVRYSDIWDTVECLEEIMRKNLWNLPEYQAKAAVT, encoded by the coding sequence ATGCTGACCCGTGAACAGTGTGAGGATCTGGACCGTTCCGATCCGCTGGCTTCTTTCCGGAATGAGTTTGAACTGCCTGACGACGTCATCTATCTGGACGGCAATTCTCTTGGACCGCTGCCGAAAAAGGCCAAAGAACGGGCCCGGGAAGTGGTCGAGCAGGAATGGGGTCAGGACCTGATCAAAAGCTGGAACAAGGCCGGCTGGTTCGAGCTGTGTGAGCGGCTTGGCAATAAAATCGCCGGCCTGGTCGGGGCCGGGCCGGGCGAGGTGATTGTCTGTGACAATACCAGCATTAACCTGTTCAAGGTACTGAGCCTGGCGCTTGATATGAAGGCCGACCGTCGCAAGATCCTGATGGAAGGGTCCAACTTTCCGACCGATGTCTATGTGGCCCAGGGACTGGCCAAACATCTGGGATACGGCCATGAGGTGATATTTGCCGAACGGGAACAGCTTCTTGACGCCATTACCGAGGATGTGGCCGTGGTTTCTTTGGTGCATGTTCATTACAAGACGGGACGCATCCAGGATGTGAAGGCCATTGCCGAAAAGGCCCGGTCCGTCGGCGCCCTTGTGGTTTGGGATCTTTGCCATTCAACCGGTGCGGTGCCGGTGGACCTGGAAGACTGGAAAGCGGATTTCGCTGTCGGTTGCGGCTATAAATACCTGAACGGCGGGCCGGGTGCGCCGGCCTTTATCTATGTGGCCAAACGGCACCAGGGCAGGTTTCGGCAACCGCTGGACGGCTGGTGGAGCCACAAGGCGCCGTTTGAATTCGCCCGTGATTATGAACCGGCGGAGGATATCTGGCAGATGATGACCGGCACCCAGCCGATCCTGTCCATGGCCCTGCTTGAGGTTGGCGTCGACATGATGGCCCGGGCTGACATGGGGCTGATGCGCGAAAAATCCAAACGGCTCGGCGACCTGTTCATCCAGTTGATTGATGAAAAACTGGACGGATACGGCTTCGAAATCGTCAGCCCGCGTGAGGCAGACGAGCGTGGCAGCCAGGTCTCCCTGACCCATGACTGTGGTTTCGCCATCATCCAGGCCCTGATCGAAAAGAATATCATTGGTGATTTCCGGGCACCGGACATCCTGCGCTTTGGCTTTGCCCCGCTTTATGTCCGTTACAGCGACATCTGGGACACGGTGGAGTGTCTGGAAGAGATCATGCGGAAGAACTTGTGGAATTTGCCTGAATACCAGGCAAAGGCTGCTGTGACCTGA
- a CDS encoding Lrp/AsnC family transcriptional regulator: MLDKLNDIDRKILDTLQQDASLTNTELADKVGLSTAPCWRRVKRLEELGIIDRRVAILNPEKLGLHIVTFANVKLSHHKDNALEEFEKLIEVYPEVTECYTISGSMDYVLKIVTTDMNAYENFLRQKLLKMEMVNEVHSRFAVTKVKYTTALPLKISR, encoded by the coding sequence ATGCTAGATAAGTTAAACGACATAGACCGGAAGATCCTTGATACTCTTCAGCAGGATGCCAGCCTGACCAATACGGAGCTCGCCGACAAGGTGGGCCTGTCGACTGCACCCTGCTGGCGCCGGGTAAAACGCCTGGAAGAACTCGGCATTATTGACAGGCGTGTCGCCATTCTCAATCCGGAGAAACTAGGCCTGCATATTGTGACCTTTGCCAATGTTAAGCTGTCGCATCACAAGGACAACGCCCTGGAAGAGTTCGAGAAACTGATTGAGGTCTATCCGGAAGTGACCGAATGTTACACCATCAGCGGATCGATGGACTATGTCTTGAAAATCGTGACCACGGATATGAACGCTTATGAAAACTTCCTCCGGCAGAAGCTTCTTAAAATGGAAATGGTCAACGAAGTTCATTCGCGCTTTGCCGTTACCAAAGTCAAATACACGACGGCCCTGCCGTTGAAAATTTCGCGGTGA